The following are from one region of the Corylus avellana chromosome ca1, CavTom2PMs-1.0 genome:
- the LOC132168235 gene encoding uncharacterized protein LOC132168235 produces the protein MGASSSSVNNLDLNVAPAAQPIVMPDVQPEVPVVPPEVSAIHPVVPVTHPNEPAAYPNVWQPTFVFDNRPITIHDSVMLHDSTAVAVAKGFVIPRDQTFLADRSDTDAINNSLAFSIQGAASVSDMAQRLSARNVELKVSRNQIGVLQRLLKYYKRKHVDLKQENTQLKKMVLSYAEYLGPKMLEMEKNTERLQRQHEKLRVDVQGCCKSLRTRSSQK, from the exons atgggagcatcatcatcatccgttaacaacctcgatttgaatgttgctcctgcagcacaacccattgttatgcctgacgtgcaaccggaggtgcctgttgttccccctgaagtgtctgctattcatcccgtcgtacctgttacacaccctaatgaacctgctgcatatcctaacgtatggcagccaacttttgtctttgacaatcgtcctatcactattcacgattctgtcatgctccatgattctactgctgtagcagtggccaaaggtttcgtaattccacgggatcaaacgttcttagctgataggtcggatactgatgctattaataactcattggcattcagtatccaaggtgctgcttcagtttctgacatggcacaacgtttgagtgccagaaatgttgagctgaaagtctcaagaaaccaaatcggggtcttacagcgactgctcaaatactacaaacgaaaacacgtggatttgaagcaggagaatactcagctgaaaaagatggtgttatcttacgcagaatacttgggaccaaagatgctagaaatggagaagaataccgaacgtctccagcgacagcacgaaaaactccgggtcgatgttcaggggtgttgcaagtctctccgcacacgctctagtcag aaataa